In Candidatus Alcyoniella australis, the genomic stretch AGCACTTGCGTGTCGTCGGGCAGGGTGAACAGCTTGCGCCGGATATTGTCGAGCAAGGCGTTGTGGTTGCCGCCGGGTAGGTCGGTGCGGCCGATGCTGCCGCAAAACAGCGAGTCGCCGACGATCGCCACCTTGTCGAACACCAAGCCGATGCCGCCGGGAGAATGCCCAGGCAAATGCAGCACGCGCATCTTGATTGCGCCGACTTCGACCTCGTCGCCTTCCTTAAGCAGCTGATCCGCGGGCGGAGACGAAGGCACGCTCATGCCGAACAGCGAGGCGGTGGCCGCGGAGTTGGCGAGCATGTCGGCCTCGGCCTCGTGGATCAGGATCGGCGCGTCGGTGCTCTGCTTGAGCTCGGCGTTGCCGCCGGTATGATCCCAATGCGAGTGAGTATTGATGATGTATTTGACGCTCAGCCCGTGCTTGTTCACC encodes the following:
- a CDS encoding MBL fold metallo-hydrolase: MILEMLETGPLAVNCYIVGDEETKQAAVIDPGGHAQMILDLVNKHGLSVKYIINTHSHWDHTGGNAELKQSTDAPILIHEAEADMLANSAATASLFGMSVPSSPPADQLLKEGDEVEVGAIKMRVLHLPGHSPGGIGLVFDKVAIVGDSLFCGSIGRTDLPGGNHNALLDNIRRKLFTLPDDTQVL